The Paenibacillus sp. MBLB1832 genome has a window encoding:
- a CDS encoding VOC family protein has protein sequence MGEHILHIPIDHIGIVGSNLESMINAFAKLGFHTTGVTSLDLGDTNDQPASQNAHFVFNFGYMELIASKGTDHLADYVQKYEGMHILAMASGQAQASFEIFKRNGLDPGKVFLSTRYAAHGERTGTAAFEWFGFNEQTFPEGLVCVVQHHTPELIYQPKRIVQPNGVYGLVEVLLLVNDLDEAIERYAQMSYVNCQVNPLKDTPTWCEKLTILNTDGIRLRFPGLVTKASTGFLGIVLAVNDLGLVKDILRTSGVVFHLGLQGDVWVQPNDAAGCLVVFRELG, from the coding sequence ATGGGTGAACACATACTGCATATTCCCATCGATCATATTGGGATTGTTGGAAGTAACCTCGAATCTATGATTAACGCTTTTGCTAAGCTCGGATTTCATACAACTGGAGTCACAAGTTTAGACCTAGGAGACACCAACGATCAGCCAGCTTCGCAAAATGCACATTTTGTTTTTAATTTTGGTTATATGGAATTAATTGCTTCCAAAGGGACAGATCACTTGGCTGATTATGTGCAGAAGTATGAGGGCATGCATATTTTGGCTATGGCATCTGGACAGGCACAGGCTAGCTTTGAGATATTTAAGCGAAATGGTTTGGACCCTGGAAAGGTATTTCTTTCTACTCGGTATGCTGCACACGGAGAGCGAACCGGAACTGCTGCTTTCGAATGGTTTGGCTTTAATGAACAGACATTTCCAGAGGGGCTCGTCTGTGTGGTTCAACATCATACACCTGAATTGATTTATCAGCCTAAACGGATTGTTCAACCGAACGGCGTGTATGGACTTGTAGAGGTTTTACTTCTTGTCAATGACTTAGATGAGGCAATCGAACGATATGCTCAAATGTCTTATGTTAATTGTCAGGTAAACCCCTTAAAGGATACCCCAACCTGGTGTGAGAAACTCACTATTCTGAATACAGATGGTATTCGATTACGTTTCCCAGGGTTGGTAACCAAGGCGAGTACTGGTTTCTTAGGAATTGTTCTGGCTGTTAACGATTTAGGGCTAGTAAAGGATATCCTGCGTACTTCTGGTGTAGTGTTCCACTTAGGATTACAAGGTGATGTTTGGGTTCAACCGAACGATGCAGCAGGATGCTTAGTTGTATTTCGAGAGTTAGGTTAG
- a CDS encoding methionine ABC transporter ATP-binding protein, whose amino-acid sequence MIHLHNVSKTYITDKTTLQAVSPTSLEVSKGDIYGLIGFSGAGKSTLLRLINRLEQPTTGTIYVNGQDLTSLSPKELREARHSIGMIFQHFNLLSNQTCLQNVEFALEVAGIPSTERKKRAAECLDIVGLSNKAHEYPARLSGGQKQRVAIARSLANNPKVLLCDEPTSSLDPHTTLSILKFLERINREMNVTIVIVTHEINVVKYICNKVAVMENGSIIERLDLSNGDVQPYTSLGKFLFETAGGWTKEMVTYE is encoded by the coding sequence ATGATTCACTTGCATAATGTGAGTAAAACCTACATCACCGATAAAACTACCTTGCAAGCTGTCTCTCCAACATCACTTGAGGTAAGTAAAGGCGATATCTATGGACTTATTGGTTTCAGCGGTGCAGGGAAATCAACGTTGCTTCGGCTTATTAATCGATTGGAACAGCCGACGACAGGAACGATTTATGTGAATGGACAAGATCTGACGTCTCTCTCTCCAAAGGAGCTTCGTGAAGCGAGACATTCCATTGGCATGATCTTTCAGCACTTTAACTTATTGAGCAATCAGACGTGCCTACAAAACGTTGAGTTTGCGCTTGAGGTAGCGGGTATACCATCAACGGAAAGGAAGAAGCGTGCTGCTGAGTGTTTGGATATCGTTGGTCTTTCAAACAAAGCACATGAGTATCCAGCGAGATTAAGCGGAGGTCAGAAGCAGCGTGTTGCCATTGCGAGGTCACTTGCAAACAATCCCAAAGTATTGTTATGTGATGAGCCTACATCTTCACTTGACCCCCACACAACGCTTTCCATTCTGAAATTTCTAGAACGAATAAACCGAGAAATGAATGTCACGATTGTTATCGTTACACACGAAATTAATGTTGTGAAGTATATTTGCAACAAGGTTGCCGTTATGGAAAATGGAAGTATTATTGAACGTCTAGACCTAAGTAATGGCGACGTCCAACCCTATACATCTCTAGGAAAGTTTCTTTTTGAAACAGCGGGAGGATGGACGAAGGAGATGGTAACTTATGAATAA
- a CDS encoding spore germination protein: protein MDSNSKSMDSPQYISDKLEDNLRELNTIYNKCHDIHIHTFDIGQTTKAFVIYIEGLVDLEILNKDVLTPLIREPEAEWDHTVKDLSALISISNISEIVRMNELVSHLSLGSVGLFVQGVSSCFALGIAKWEKRGIDEPSAESVVRGPREGFTETLAINTSMLRRKIKSPAMKMIPYKIGTHTQTSVIAVYMEGIARDSLIEEVHQRISDIRIDGILESGYIEGLIEDSPFSPFPQIQVTERPDVVCAALLVGKVSILVDGTPFALIAPATLFSMLQSPEDYYQRFMIGTLIRWLRYVFFIITLLLPSLYIAILTFHQEMVPTSLLLSIAKSREDIPFPALVEALLMEVCFEALREAGVRLPKQVGAAVSIVGALVIGQAATSAGLVSAPMVMVVAITGIASFMMPQYATGIALRMLRFPIMFLSGMLGLLGLMLGFIVIVIHLCSLRSLGVPYLQPLAPMKGSEMKDVLVRAPIWYMRRRPLFSNKVNIKRQPIGQKPEHIKGNDTNDREG from the coding sequence ATGGATTCCAATTCCAAATCTATGGACTCACCCCAATATATCTCTGACAAACTTGAAGACAATCTACGTGAACTCAATACTATCTATAATAAATGTCATGATATCCACATTCACACATTTGACATCGGTCAAACTACCAAAGCTTTTGTGATTTATATTGAGGGGCTGGTTGACCTTGAAATATTAAACAAAGACGTATTAACACCTTTAATAAGAGAACCCGAAGCCGAATGGGATCATACCGTCAAAGATCTATCTGCACTCATCTCTATCTCCAATATCAGCGAAATTGTGCGTATGAATGAATTGGTCTCGCATTTGTCTTTAGGCTCTGTAGGACTTTTCGTGCAGGGCGTCTCTTCCTGTTTCGCACTTGGCATTGCCAAGTGGGAAAAGCGCGGTATCGATGAGCCAAGTGCAGAATCTGTCGTACGGGGACCGCGCGAGGGGTTCACAGAAACGTTGGCTATCAATACCTCTATGCTTCGCAGGAAAATCAAGAGTCCTGCAATGAAAATGATCCCCTACAAAATTGGAACTCACACGCAAACCTCGGTTATTGCTGTATACATGGAAGGAATTGCTAGAGACTCGCTTATCGAAGAGGTCCATCAGCGAATTAGTGACATTCGAATCGACGGTATTTTGGAAAGTGGGTACATTGAGGGGCTTATCGAGGATAGTCCTTTTTCCCCATTCCCACAAATTCAAGTGACCGAGCGTCCTGACGTTGTTTGTGCTGCACTTCTAGTAGGTAAAGTTTCAATCCTTGTAGATGGCACGCCTTTCGCTTTGATTGCACCCGCGACACTTTTTTCCATGCTTCAGTCACCTGAAGACTATTATCAACGGTTTATGATTGGCACATTAATACGCTGGTTGCGATATGTATTTTTCATCATAACCTTATTGCTTCCGTCTCTTTATATAGCAATTCTGACCTTCCATCAAGAGATGGTGCCAACTTCCCTGTTGCTTAGTATTGCGAAGTCGCGAGAGGACATTCCATTTCCCGCACTGGTAGAGGCGTTACTCATGGAGGTTTGTTTCGAAGCATTGCGTGAGGCAGGGGTGCGCCTCCCTAAGCAAGTTGGCGCCGCAGTCTCCATCGTTGGGGCTTTAGTCATTGGACAAGCAGCTACTTCAGCTGGGTTAGTTTCCGCTCCCATGGTCATGGTTGTAGCCATTACCGGCATTGCGTCATTTATGATGCCACAATATGCGACCGGAATCGCACTTCGCATGCTGCGTTTCCCAATAATGTTCCTGTCTGGCATGTTAGGGTTATTAGGTCTGATGTTAGGGTTTATCGTGATTGTTATCCACCTTTGTTCACTTCGTTCATTAGGCGTACCTTACCTTCAGCCTCTCGCTCCTATGAAAGGCAGCGAAATGAAGGATGTTCTCGTCCGTGCACCGATTTGGTATATGAGAAGAAGACCGCTATTTTCCAATAAAGTGAACATCAAACGCCAGCCCATAGGGCAGAAACCAGAACATATCAAAGGGAATGATACAAATGATCGAGAAGGGTAA
- a CDS encoding helix-turn-helix domain-containing protein — protein MFPLKKDMREDYHEFLEIHFFTPSDFEKTGNVWPIRLGTNIAKSNYHIGPRTTPYYYLIFVLEGAGTFTQNHVTYHLGKNDMFCLLPGVTHEYFTEEDHLLQKIFVAFDGKQALHLLERIGLSPQSPYRKGGLTDETNKLMWEFMNLVRDERQASDLSRLAQFYQIFDKLSIAYHSLSTQENRSLSWLQQGLDYIQIHYAEGITVERVSAYVGVERTHFTKQFKKVYGVPPMQYMQDLKMNEAKHLLVQTDYTLTEIANSVGYPDLFSFSKAFKKHLGVPPTQYRRDQAMT, from the coding sequence TTGTTTCCTTTAAAGAAAGATATGCGGGAAGACTATCATGAATTCTTAGAAATTCATTTTTTTACTCCCTCTGACTTTGAAAAGACAGGGAACGTCTGGCCAATTCGACTCGGAACGAATATCGCCAAGAGCAATTATCATATCGGTCCGCGGACCACGCCTTACTATTATTTGATATTCGTGCTAGAAGGAGCGGGTACTTTTACGCAAAATCATGTGACGTATCACTTAGGCAAAAATGATATGTTTTGTCTCCTGCCAGGCGTAACGCATGAATATTTCACTGAAGAAGATCACCTGCTTCAAAAGATTTTCGTTGCTTTTGACGGCAAACAAGCCCTCCATCTCCTAGAGCGTATTGGACTTAGCCCTCAATCGCCTTATCGAAAAGGCGGACTTACAGATGAAACGAATAAACTGATGTGGGAGTTCATGAATCTTGTGAGAGATGAGCGTCAAGCGAGTGATTTGTCGCGGTTAGCACAGTTTTATCAGATTTTCGATAAACTCTCTATTGCTTATCACTCCCTTTCTACGCAGGAGAACCGTTCCCTTTCCTGGCTGCAGCAAGGTCTTGACTATATTCAAATCCACTATGCAGAAGGAATTACGGTTGAGCGAGTTTCGGCCTATGTCGGGGTGGAACGAACGCATTTCACGAAGCAGTTCAAGAAGGTGTATGGGGTGCCGCCGATGCAGTACATGCAAGATTTGAAAATGAATGAAGCGAAGCATCTCTTAGTCCAAACAGACTACACGCTGACAGAGATAGCGAACTCCGTTGGTTATCCTGATTTATTTAGTTTTTCAAAAGCGTTTAAGAAACACCTTGGTGTGCCTCCAACACAGTACCGGCGTGACCAAGCCATGACATAA
- a CDS encoding RidA family protein — MAANKEVVFNPKVLPPRGPYAQAIKVSNVSSTIYTGTITALDVNWNVVGAGDIREQTRKTIENLELILEAAGATLADVVKTTWYLVDITHMPIVAEIRNEMFKGAVPASGTIPINGLYYPELLLEMEAIAVI; from the coding sequence ATGGCAGCAAATAAAGAAGTTGTTTTTAATCCAAAGGTACTTCCACCAAGAGGTCCATATGCGCAAGCCATCAAAGTGAGTAATGTAAGCTCAACCATCTATACAGGAACAATTACTGCACTAGATGTGAATTGGAATGTTGTTGGCGCTGGAGATATTCGTGAGCAAACAAGGAAAACAATAGAGAACTTAGAGCTTATATTGGAAGCCGCTGGAGCTACGTTAGCTGATGTTGTAAAAACGACGTGGTATCTGGTAGATATTACGCATATGCCAATTGTAGCTGAAATTCGCAACGAAATGTTCAAAGGCGCTGTTCCCGCAAGTGGTACAATTCCTATAAATGGTCTCTACTATCCTGAACTGCTTCTTGAAATGGAAGCAATCGCTGTTATTTAA
- a CDS encoding MetQ/NlpA family ABC transporter substrate-binding protein: MNSFNFCKKVSVVVLALALTLSVTACGKTNQNSEKKNIKVGFLAGPYSDQFKRAVQPILEKKGYKVEIVEFSNAVQPNSSLTDGSIDANVFQHIGYLKGINEKDKSDIVELIKVPTAPLGIYSNKFKKLSELKEGAQVSLSSDASNLARSLVLLQQAGLIKIKPDIDPLKATEKDITENPKKIKIVPLDAPQLPRSLADVDYSIITGNHVIAAGMKLSDSLLLEDPPAIYQIILAVRGADKDKPFAKDLAEAYKSKEFRTFVENDEKAKGFSKPDYWK, translated from the coding sequence ATGAACTCATTCAACTTTTGTAAAAAGGTATCCGTAGTTGTACTTGCGTTAGCTCTTACATTAAGTGTGACCGCATGTGGGAAAACAAATCAAAACTCAGAAAAGAAAAACATTAAAGTTGGCTTTTTGGCTGGACCTTACAGTGATCAGTTCAAGCGCGCTGTCCAGCCTATTCTAGAAAAGAAGGGTTACAAAGTAGAGATCGTTGAATTCAGCAATGCGGTCCAACCTAACTCTTCATTAACCGATGGTTCTATCGATGCTAACGTATTTCAGCACATAGGTTATCTCAAAGGCATTAATGAAAAAGATAAATCCGATATCGTTGAATTGATTAAAGTTCCTACTGCGCCTTTAGGTATATATTCCAACAAGTTTAAAAAATTATCAGAATTAAAAGAAGGCGCCCAAGTATCCCTTTCTAGTGATGCTTCGAACCTAGCAAGGTCGTTAGTTCTGTTACAGCAAGCAGGTTTGATTAAAATTAAACCCGATATTGATCCTTTAAAAGCAACAGAAAAAGATATTACGGAAAACCCTAAGAAAATAAAAATCGTTCCGTTAGATGCACCACAGCTTCCACGTTCCTTAGCTGACGTTGATTATTCCATAATTACTGGCAATCATGTCATCGCAGCCGGTATGAAGCTTTCAGATTCATTACTTCTTGAAGATCCACCGGCCATCTATCAAATTATTCTTGCAGTGCGTGGAGCAGATAAAGATAAGCCGTTTGCCAAAGATCTTGCTGAAGCGTATAAATCCAAAGAATTCAGAACTTTCGTAGAAAATGATGAGAAAGCAAAAGGCTTTTCGAAACCAGATTATTGGAAATAG
- a CDS encoding methionine ABC transporter permease yields the protein MNNIISMLPEILKAIEQTIIMVLISISAAVIFGGPLGILLYLTSENNLHESRTLNRIMNYLVNLIRSFPFIILLLSLIPLTRLVTGTTIGPIAASVSLSVAAIPFFGRLVEQSLREVPRGIIEAAISTGANTWFIIRRVLLTEARPSLVSGLTVTIVSFISYSAMAGAVGGGGVGDLAIRYGYYRFQTDIMVACIVLLLILVQLVQSVGTSLASRLDKRN from the coding sequence ATGAATAATATTATATCCATGCTCCCTGAGATTTTAAAAGCGATTGAACAGACCATTATCATGGTGCTCATCTCAATTTCCGCTGCTGTCATTTTCGGTGGACCGCTAGGTATTCTTCTGTACTTAACATCGGAGAACAATTTACATGAGAGTCGTACCTTAAATCGCATTATGAATTATTTAGTAAATCTCATTCGCTCCTTTCCGTTTATTATCTTATTACTTTCCCTTATTCCGTTAACAAGATTAGTAACAGGTACCACGATAGGACCTATTGCTGCTTCTGTTTCGCTATCCGTTGCTGCCATTCCATTCTTTGGCAGACTTGTCGAGCAAAGCTTGCGCGAAGTTCCCCGAGGCATTATAGAAGCTGCGATTTCTACTGGAGCTAATACGTGGTTTATCATTCGTCGGGTATTGTTAACCGAAGCCCGTCCAAGTCTCGTATCGGGACTCACCGTTACGATTGTTAGTTTCATTTCCTACTCGGCAATGGCAGGTGCCGTTGGCGGTGGAGGAGTTGGGGATTTAGCTATCCGTTATGGCTATTACCGTTTTCAGACGGACATTATGGTAGCATGTATCGTACTGCTGTTGATTCTCGTGCAATTGGTACAATCGGTTGGCACATCATTAGCCAGCCGCTTAGATAAAAGAAATTAA